The Ignicoccus hospitalis KIN4/I genome includes the window GCGTCGGAGCCCGGCCTCCGCTCACCCTTACGTCGCCCCTTTCAAACTTCCTCATCCGGTCGGCTGTTCCGTTTCCGGTCATTTCTAAACGAGATCTCCTGACTCCCTTACTCCTCATCCCGGAGAGGGAGAAACGAACCGTTTAAGAGCTGGGCGAAGGCAGCACCACTCCGTAGAGCGGGTTCTGTTTCCTCTTAATTTTTATTATCTCTTGTAAGACGAACTTCTCGTCGTCGCTGAGCTCGTTCTTGAACTTCGTCAACCAGAGCTTGGCGTGCTCCGCCGGGACGTCCGTGTACAACACGTCGCCCTCGTGTATGTGTCGCCCGACCATGACCCTTCCCTTTATTGAAATAGCTACTTGTTGACCAGCCCTCGCCTCGGGGACGCTCTGGCCCTTATCTTGGATCTGGAGTATGCTGCCAACCCTAGAGCCGTCCTCCTTCATCAGCGGGTACTTCGGTTTTATCACGCCTCCCAGAACCTCGACGCCTACTATCGCCGGGTCACTCCTTCTAAACACGAAGCCGGGGAGTATCCTTATCTTCCCGGGTCTCACGAGGGTTTCCAAGACCTTTCTCTTCTCCTCCTCGCGGAGGGCCTTCAACCACTCCTCGAATTCCTCTATTAGTCTGTATATCACGTTGTGCTGGAATATCTTTATGCCCTCCTTCTCCGCCAGTTCCTTTGCTTCTGGCAAAACTTTAACGTTGAACGCTAGTATCACTCCATATTCTTTGTTCTTACTCTTGACAGTCATAGCCTCTACTATGTCTCTCTTAGTGACAGGCCCAACCCTGGCCATTCTAACCGGTATGCCCCTGTTCTTCAAGAACTGTACCAACGCCTCGAGAGTTCCGAGGGTGTCTGCCTTAACTATCACGCCTTCCTTATCCGTCTCTATCATTACCTCTTCTACTTCTCTCTTTACTTGTTCTTTCAGCTCTTCAAGCTTCTCCGGGCTGTCCACGACGTAGACCGGTGCGCCGGCCACCGCCTTCTCCAAGCCGGGCGCCACTATCTTCACGCCCGCTGCGGCGCTCACCTCCTCCACGGGTTCGAACCTCTTAGTGGCCCTCATCTCGGTCAAGGGGGCAGGGACGAGTAGGGCCCTCACCTTAGTCACGATGGGTCCTTCTATTCCGCCGACGACTATAGTATCTCCTTGCCTTATTATGCCATCATAAATTATCGTGTCTATGGTAGAGCCGTAACCCGGCTCCTCCTTAACTTCCATAATAACTCCCTTGGCCGGGCCCTCTACGTACTTAAGCCTCCCCTTCATGTACCTCTGGGCCAAGCCAGCGAGCACCGCTAACAGCTCCGGTATCCCCTCACCGGTCTTAGCGGATATCGGGACTATCGCTATCTGTCTAGTGAAGTTAGTTATCCTATCGAATCGTTCACTGTCAAAGCCGAGCTTTGCCAGCTCCCCCATAATTTCGTATATCTTGTTGTCTAGTCTCTCCCTCACCTCCTCGCTCTGCTTTCTATAGCTAATCAAGAATGGTTGGTCGGGGTAGGACCTCCAGCCGGGTATCCGGTCTATTTTGTTCGCCGCTACCACGAACGGAACTCGCCTCTGCTTGAGGATCTCCACGGCTTCGTACGTCTGCGGCTGAAAGCCCTCGTTTAAGTCAACGACGAGTATCGCCAAGTCCGCGACCGCGC containing:
- the infB gene encoding translation initiation factor IF-2 yields the protein MLNLSAEQRPRLRQPIVAVLGHVDHGKTTLLDKIRGTVVALKEPGQITQHIGASLVPTDVIEKVTEPLKKIIPTVKLELPGLLFIDTPGHEIFSNLRRRGGAVADLAILVVDLNEGFQPQTYEAVEILKQRRVPFVVAANKIDRIPGWRSYPDQPFLISYRKQSEEVRERLDNKIYEIMGELAKLGFDSERFDRITNFTRQIAIVPISAKTGEGIPELLAVLAGLAQRYMKGRLKYVEGPAKGVIMEVKEEPGYGSTIDTIIYDGIIRQGDTIVVGGIEGPIVTKVRALLVPAPLTEMRATKRFEPVEEVSAAAGVKIVAPGLEKAVAGAPVYVVDSPEKLEELKEQVKREVEEVMIETDKEGVIVKADTLGTLEALVQFLKNRGIPVRMARVGPVTKRDIVEAMTVKSKNKEYGVILAFNVKVLPEAKELAEKEGIKIFQHNVIYRLIEEFEEWLKALREEEKRKVLETLVRPGKIRILPGFVFRRSDPAIVGVEVLGGVIKPKYPLMKEDGSRVGSILQIQDKGQSVPEARAGQQVAISIKGRVMVGRHIHEGDVLYTDVPAEHAKLWLTKFKNELSDDEKFVLQEIIKIKRKQNPLYGVVLPSPSS